The following proteins come from a genomic window of Vallitaleaceae bacterium 9-2:
- a CDS encoding AI-2E family transporter has protein sequence MERESLSKKQIMELILFFGIVLVAVLNIEIVLQIGGYIVRIFYPFTLGAAIAFVLHVPMRFFEKKLLSRWIKSIKVQRIISCLMTLILLTGIIFAIIILVIPEMVEAVNTLISRAPAQFRRLQAWIEPYFHYVPLLEEWVNANLSNINWQEMLKNSLEFLSYGAGSIFNSTVGIISSVAARTLSIFIGVVFAIYVLFEQENLKRQGKKIVYGFFKEDKADEIVHVMEVSSRTFSNFISGQVLEAIILGTLFWITLSVFKFPYALLIGVLISVTALIPIVGAFIGCAIGAFLMVVIDPMLALWFLIVFIILQQIEGNLIYPFVVGNKIGIPSMWVLMAVTIGGSLMGITGILIFIPLFSVVYTLLKEKSNKRLKLKKVSREKWAK, from the coding sequence ATGGAGAGAGAATCATTAAGTAAAAAGCAAATTATGGAACTTATTTTATTTTTTGGTATCGTGCTTGTAGCTGTCTTAAATATTGAGATTGTGCTACAAATAGGAGGATACATTGTTAGGATTTTCTATCCGTTTACCCTAGGAGCGGCCATCGCTTTTGTGCTCCACGTGCCAATGCGCTTTTTTGAAAAAAAATTATTGAGTCGCTGGATTAAATCCATTAAAGTGCAACGAATCATTAGCTGTTTGATGACCCTTATTTTATTGACAGGTATCATTTTTGCTATTATCATTCTTGTCATACCGGAAATGGTGGAAGCGGTTAATACATTAATATCCAGGGCACCCGCTCAATTTAGACGTTTACAAGCATGGATTGAGCCTTATTTTCATTATGTGCCCCTATTGGAAGAATGGGTTAATGCAAACTTAAGTAATATCAATTGGCAAGAGATGCTAAAAAATAGTTTGGAGTTTTTGTCTTATGGAGCCGGCAGTATTTTTAACTCAACAGTGGGAATTATTTCAAGTGTTGCAGCAAGAACTTTAAGTATTTTTATCGGAGTGGTTTTTGCGATTTATGTACTTTTTGAACAAGAAAATCTCAAACGACAAGGCAAGAAAATTGTGTATGGTTTTTTCAAAGAAGACAAAGCCGATGAAATCGTTCATGTGATGGAGGTATCTAGTCGAACGTTTTCTAATTTTATTTCGGGTCAGGTACTTGAAGCTATTATTTTAGGAACTCTTTTTTGGATAACACTTAGCGTGTTTAAATTTCCCTACGCATTATTGATTGGTGTTTTAATATCTGTAACGGCGTTAATCCCAATTGTAGGAGCTTTTATTGGATGCGCTATCGGAGCTTTTTTAATGGTGGTTATCGATCCGATGTTAGCATTGTGGTTTTTGATTGTCTTTATCATCTTGCAACAGATTGAAGGTAATCTTATTTATCCATTTGTGGTAGGCAATAAAATAGGGATTCCTTCGATGTGGGTGTTAATGGCGGTAACTATCGGAGGTAGTCTTATGGGAATTACGGGAATACTCATTTTTATTCCGTTATTTTCAGTTGTATATACTTTGCTAAAAGAAAAATCAAATAAACGATTAAAACTAAAAAAAGTCAGTCGTGAAAAATGGGCGAAATAG